A stretch of Perognathus longimembris pacificus isolate PPM17 chromosome 1, ASM2315922v1, whole genome shotgun sequence DNA encodes these proteins:
- the Frmd3 gene encoding FERM domain-containing protein 3 isoform X4: protein MAKCLVKIQTRRSLQLHMVNHCSSNVFVRLLRHSAKVTARNAGVPLPKEDVSAPLNSSSPVKEARVYEEPPSEEEDKIKEEPLTISELAYNPSASLLPTPVDDDEIDMLFDCPSRLELEREDTDSFEELEADENAFLIAEEEELKEARRALSWSYDILTGHFRVNPLVKSFSRLLVVGLGLLLFVFPLLLLLLESGIDLSFLCEIRQTPEFEQFHHEYYCPLKEWVAGKVNFILYMLGCS, encoded by the exons ATGGCAAAATGTTTGGTCAAGATCCAGACTCGACGAAGCCTCCAGTTGCATATGGTGAACCACTGTAGCAGTAATGTGTTTGTCCGTCTGCTGAGACACAGCGCTAAGGTCACAGCTCGAAATGCCG GTGTCCCCTTGCCTAAAGAGGATGTTTCTGCTCCCCTGAACTCCAGCTCACCAGTGAAGGAAGCCCGGGTGTATGAAGAGCCCCCAAGTGAAgaggaagataaaataaaagaagagccTTTAACCATTTCAGAACTAGCGTACAACCCAAGTGCCAGCCTTCTCCCCACCCCTGTGGATGACGATGAGATTGACATGCTCTTTGACTGTCCATCTAGGCTGGAGTTGGAAAGAGAAGACACAGATTCATTTGAGGAACTGGAAGCAGATGAAAATGCCTTTCTGATTGCTGAGGAAGAGGAGCTGAAGGAAGCTCGCCGAGCTTTATCATGGAGTTATGACATTCTGACGGGCCATTTTCGGGTGAACCCACTGGTCAAGAGTTTTTCCAGGCTCCTTGTGGTGGGCCTGGGACTGCTGCTCTTTGTATTTcccttgctcctcctccttttgGAGTCAGGTATTGATCTCTCCTTCTTATGTGAAATCCGCCAGACACCAGAGTTTGAGCAGTTTCACCATGAGTACTACTGTCCCCTCAAGGAGTGGGTGGCTGGGAAGGTTAACTTCATCCTCTACATGCTGGGTTGCTCATGA